In Chitinispirillales bacterium, the DNA window TCTCATCCATATTGCCGAGTAATATACTTTCTGCAGCAAAGAGCAATGTCGGAAGACATTATTCTATAACGGTTTTTTTATCGTTTAGCGCAATAACTCCTTTTACGGCTACCACAACTCCAAGCGCAAAAAGCAAGACGGCAAAAACTAATTGTATTCCGTCCGATGCAAAAGAGAAATTCGTTGGAATTTTGCCGACTAATTTAAATACGCTTATTCCAAGCGCAGAAAACGTAACGGCAAGCATGAATCCAAACGGAATGTAAAGAGCGAAACCGCTACGATTCGTCTTTTTTAGGAACACGGCGCAAGCAATCAACGCAAGTGCGCCGAGCAGTTGGTTTGCCGAGCCGAAAAGCGGCCAAATATCCTGATAACCGCGCAACGCAAGTAAATACCCCGTAACAAGCGTTATGGCAGTGGCAAAATACTTGTTGCATAAAATCTTGACAAGCAAAGACTGTTTTTCGTCGTTCATAAAAAATTCTTGAAAAGACAAACGCCCGATTCGTGCGCAGGAATCTAAAGAAGTCAGCGCAAAAGCGGAAATAGACAAAGTAATAAGCGTATATACAATGTTTTGCGGCAGTCCGAATTCGGATAAAAATCCCGAAACGGCGTTTGCAAAAATTACAGGCGGCGTTCCCTGCGGCATTTTTCCGCCTGCGGCAAGTGCGCCTACCGCAATAAGCGCAAGCACTGCGAGTAAACATTCGACAAGCATAGCCCCAAACGAAACAGGAAGTATATCGCGCTCATTTTCTATCTGTTTTGACGCTGTTCCCGATGCGATAAGCGCGTGAAAACCCGAAACTGCGCCGCATGCGACGGTTACGAAAAGTATTGGGAAAAGATAATTTCCATTCACCTCAAAACCGGTAAAGGGGGCGATGTTCATCTTTGGATTATCGATAATAACGCCCGCAAAAGCGCAAATCATCATAGCGATTAACAGAAAAGAATTCAGATAATCTCGTGGTTGAAGCAGCGCCCAAACAGGCGTAATACACGCGATAAACACATATCCGAATACGAAATAAAGCCAAAATCCCTGTGTCATAAAAATCGGAAATAAAAGCCCAAACGCGACACATGCGATAAGTAAAATAATCGCTGTCGAAGTTTGCAAAATATTATTCGGTTTTCTTCTGATAAAAAATCCAAGTCCGACCGCCGCAATCATAAAAAGAATCGACGTTGTCGCGACAGCCGCGTTTTCAGGTATTTTTTCCGCACTTTTTGAGAAACCGTTAAAGGTTTGCGCTACAATGTCGGCGAAAGCGGCGATAACGAGTATTGAAAACAGCCACACGAACATCAAAAACAATTTCTTGCC includes these proteins:
- a CDS encoding carbon starvation protein A, encoding MSGILLLLLSSFCLVTAYVVYGGRLAKKWGIDPNKKTPAHELSDGVDYVAGKRSVVFGHQFASIAGAGPINGPIIAAMFGWLPVLLWILIGGIFIGAVQDFAAMYASVKNKGRTIGYVIEQYIGQTGKKLFLMFVWLFSILVIAAFADIVAQTFNGFSKSAEKIPENAAVATTSILFMIAAVGLGFFIRRKPNNILQTSTAIILLIACVAFGLLFPIFMTQGFWLYFVFGYVFIACITPVWALLQPRDYLNSFLLIAMMICAFAGVIIDNPKMNIAPFTGFEVNGNYLFPILFVTVACGAVSGFHALIASGTASKQIENERDILPVSFGAMLVECLLAVLALIAVGALAAGGKMPQGTPPVIFANAVSGFLSEFGLPQNIVYTLITLSISAFALTSLDSCARIGRLSFQEFFMNDEKQSLLVKILCNKYFATAITLVTGYLLALRGYQDIWPLFGSANQLLGALALIACAVFLKKTNRSGFALYIPFGFMLAVTFSALGISVFKLVGKIPTNFSFASDGIQLVFAVLLFALGVVVAVKGVIALNDKKTVIE